In Trifolium pratense cultivar HEN17-A07 linkage group LG7, ARS_RC_1.1, whole genome shotgun sequence, a genomic segment contains:
- the LOC123897002 gene encoding uncharacterized protein LOC123897002 isoform X5 gives MVSTRRNSGGSFPSNNNNNNNNNNSKRPSSSSDDKPPSSPSPKRQKADNGATAAEKPISPAENSKDFSTPDPPADPGECRDTDAQIDEPAVTADDKTDATPPIADGSSPTLVADKPRASFSSWSIYQKQNPNLESSAPWCRLLSQSAQHPNVSICIPNFTIGSSRNCNFHLKDHTISGNLCKIKHTQREGLDAAVLESTGSKGSVLVNGTLVKKNNCCALNSGDEVVFGLHGNHSYIFQQVNTEVAVKGAEVQSGVGKFMQLERRSGDPSAVAGASILASLSNLRQDLTRWKSPSQTASKPHQAADVSIHTVLPDGTEIELDGLEGNTTPNIGTDKAADAEASNKNSPMECDPEDAGAEPGNVKFSGVLEERNGAEDTQAASTSGTSVRCSVFKEDAHAAILDEKELEVSFDNFPYYLSENTKNVLIAACFIHLKHKEHAKYTTDLTTVNPRILLSGPAGSEIYQEMLVKALAKYFGAKLLIFDSQSLLGGLSSKEAELLKDGFNAEKSCSPTATDATKRTDPPASEIDTPSSSNAPTPHGLESQAKLETDSVPSTSGTPKNCLFKLGDRVKYSPSSGCLYQTSSSRGPSNGSRGKVVLIFDDNPLSKIGVRFDKLIPDGVDLGGACEGGQGFFCNVTDLRLENSGIDELDKLLINTLFEVVTSESRNSPFILFMKEAEKSIVGNGDPYSFKSKLEMLPDNVVVIGSHTHTDNRKEKSHPGGLLFTKFGSNQTALLDLAFPDSFGRLHDRGKEVPKPNKTLTKLFPNKVTIHMPQDEALLASWKQQLDRDVETLKVKGNLHHLRTVLSRSGMECEGLEALGVNDLTLTNENSEKIVGWALSHHLMQNSEVDADAKLVLSCESLQYGIGILQAIQNESKSLKKSLKDVVTENEFEKRLLGDVIPPSDIGVTFDDIGALENVKDTLKELVMLPLQRPELFCKGQLTKPCKGILLFGPPGTGKTMLAKAVATDAGANFINISMSSITSKWFGEGEKYVKAVFSLASKIAPSVIFVDEVDSMLGRRENPGEHEAMRKMKNEFMVNWDGLRTKDTERVLVLAATNRPYDLDEAVIRRLPRRLMVNLPDAPNRAKILKVILAKEDLSSDVDLSAIASMTDGYSGSDLKNLCVTAAHRPIKEILEKEKKELAAALAEGRPAPALRGSDDIRSLNMEDFKHAHQQVCASVSSESVNMTELVQWNELYGEGGSRVKKALSYFM, from the exons ATGGTTTCAACGAGACGCAACAGTGGTGGATCTTTCCCttccaacaataacaacaacaacaacaacaacaactctaAAAGACCTTCTTCATCTTCCGATGACAAACctccttcttctccttctccTAAGCGTCAAAAG gCTGACAATGGTGCTACTGCTGCTGAGAAACCGATTTCTCCGGCGGAGAATTCCAAGGATTTCTCTACTCCTGACCCTCCCGCCGATCCCGGAGAATGTCGTGACACCGATGCTCAGATCGATGAACCGGCAGTAACTGCTGATGATAAAACCGATGCAACTCCACCGATCGCTGACG GTTCTTCGCCGACTCTGGTAGCTGATAAACCTAGGGCTTCGTTTTCTTCATGGAGTATATATCAGAAGCAAAACccgaaccttgagtcttcagcTCCATGGTGTCGGCTTCTGTCTCAGTCTGCACAG CATCCAAATGTTTCCATTTGCATACCCAACTTTACTATTGGCTCTAGCAGAAATTGCAACTTTCATTTGAAGGATCATACTATAAGTGGAAATTTATGCAAGATCAAACATACACAG CGCGAGGGACTTGATGCGGCTGTGCTAGAAAGTACGGGTAGCAAAGGATCTGTGCTAGTTAATGGGACACTTGTCAAGAAGAATAACTGCTGCGCGCTTAACTCAGGCGATGAGGTGGTTTTTGGCTTGCATGGAAATCATTCTTAT ATTTTTCAGCAAGTAAACACCGAGGTTGCAGTTAAGGGTGCAGAAGTTCAGAGTGGTGTTGGTAAATTTATGCAACTTGAAAGGAGAAGCGGCGACCCTTCAGCCGTGGCTGGGGCTTCTATCTTGGCTTCTCTTTCTAATCTCAGGCAGGATCTTACAAGATGGAAGTCTCCATCTCAGACTGCCAGTAAACCTCACCAGGCTGCTGATGTTTCTATTCATACTGTTCTCCCTGATGGCACAGAAATTGAGCTTGATGGCCTGGAAGGAAACACAACTCCAAATATAGGAACTGATAAAGCTGCTGATGCTGAGGCTAGCAACAAGAACTCTCCTATGGAATGCGATCCAGAGGATGCGGGCGCAGAGCCAGGCAATGTAAAATTCTCTGGG GTATTGGAAGAAAGAAATGGGGCGGAGGACACACAGGCTGCATCGACTTCTGGTACATCTGTACGCTGTTCAGTTTTTAAAGAAGATGCTCATGCTGCAATACTGGATGAAAAAGAACTAGAAGTGTCCTTTGACAACTTCCCATACTATTTAAG TGAGAATACAAAAAATGTCCTGATTGCAGCTTGCTTTATACACCTGAAGCATAAAGAACATGCAAAGTACACCACAGATCTTACCACCGTAAATCCTCGTATTCTACTTTCAGGACCTGCAG GGTCAGAAATATATCAGGAGATGCTTGTAAAAGCACTTGCTAAATACTTTGGTGCTAAATTGCTCATATTTGATAGCCAGTCACTTTTGGGT GGTTTATCTTCTAAGGAAGCTGAACTGCTCAAAGATGGATTTAATGCTGAGAAATCTTGCAGTCCTACAGCCACAGACGCGACTAAGCGCACGGATCCACCAGCTAGTGAAATAGATACACCTAGCTCTTCAAATGCACCTACTCCACATGGCCTTGAATCTCAAGCTAAGTTGGAAACTGATAGTGTACCGTCAACGTCTGGGACACCTAAAaattgcttgtttaaactgg GCGACCGGGTTAAGTATAGTCCATCTTCGGGTTGTTTGTATCAGACATCTTCTTCAAG GGGTCCATCTAATGGAAGTCGAGGGAAAGTTGTCTTAATTTTCGATGATAATCCATTGTCAAAAATTGGTGTAAGATTTGATAAACTTATACCTGATGGGGTTGATCTTGGAGGTGCCTGTGAGGGGGGTCAAGGATTTTTCTGCAACG TCACTGATCTTCGATTGGAAAACAGTGGCATTGACGAACTCGACAAATTACTTATTAATACATTGTTTGAG gtTGTAACTAGTGAGAGTAGAAATTCACCTTTCATTTTGTTCATGAAAGAAGCAGAAAAGTCTATAGTAGGAAATGGAGACCCATATTCATTTAAAAGTAAGCTTGAAATGCTTCCCGACAATGTGGTGGTAATAGGTTCACACACTCACACCGACAATCGAAAGGAGAAG TCACATCCTGGGGGTTTGCTTTTTACAAAGTTTGGCAGCAATCAGACTGCCCTCCTTGACTTGGCTTTCCCG GATAGTTTCGGAAGATTACATGATAGGGGTAAAGAAGTcccaaaaccaaacaaaactttGACCAAGTTATTTCCAAATAAAGTAACAATTCACATGCCACAG GATGAGGCACTTCTAGCATCATGGAAACAGCAACTTGATCGAGATGTGGAGACTCTTAAAGTCAAAGGAAATTTGCACCATTTGCGCACC gtTTTAAGCCGCAGTGGGATGGAATGTGAAGGACTCGAGGCCTTGGGTGTCAATGATCTGACACTTACAAATGAAA ATTCAGAGAAGATTGTTGGTTGGGCTTTAAGCCACCATCTGATGCAGAATTCAGAAGTTGACGCTGATGCAAAGCTTGTGTTGTCTTGTGAGAG CCTCCAGTATGGAATTGGGATCTTACAAGCTATCCAGAATGAGTCGAAGAGCCTAAAGAAGTCTCTTAAG GATGTTGTAACAGAAAACGAGTTTGAAAAGAGGCTTTTGGGTGATGTTATTCCACCTAGCGACATTGGTGTTACTTTTGATGATATTGGAGCTCTTGAAAATGTTAAGGATACATTGAAGGAATTGGTGATGCTTCCTTTACAGAGGCCCGAGCTTTTTTGCAAGGGGCAGTTAACCAAG CCATGCAAGGGCATCCTATTATTTGGTCCCCCGGGAACAGGTAAGACAATGCTTGCCAAGGCAGTTGCTACCGACGCTGGTGCAAACTTCATCAATATTTCCATGTCAAGCATCACATCTAAG tggtttGGTGAGGGTGAAAAATACGTCAAAGCTGTTTTCTCCCTGGCAAGTAAAATTGCTCCCAGTGTGATATTTGTTGATGAA GTTGATAGCATGTTGGGCCGGAGGGAAAATCCAGGGGAGCATGAGGCCATGCGaaagatgaaaaatgaattCATGGTGAACTGGGATGGCTTACGTACAAAGGATACTGAACGTGTTCTTGTGCTCGCAGCCACCAATAGACCTTATGACCTTGATGAGGCTGTCATACGAAGGCTGCCTCGGAG ATTAATGGTAAATTTACCAGATGCTCCAAATAGAGCAAAAATATTGAAAGTTATACTGGCAAAAGAGGACCTGTCTTCTGATGTTGATCTGAGTGCAATTGCAAGTATGACTGACGGATATTCTGGAAGTGATCTTAAG AACTTATGTGTAACCGCCGCACACCGTCCTATTAAAGAGATactagaaaaggaaaaaaag
- the LOC123897002 gene encoding uncharacterized protein LOC123897002 isoform X3 codes for MVSTRRNSGGSFPSNNNNNNNNNNSKRPSSSSDDKPPSSPSPKRQKADNGATAAEKPISPAENSKDFSTPDPPADPGECRDTDAQIDEPAVTADDKTDATPPIADGSSPTLVADKPRASFSSWSIYQKQNPNLESSAPWCRLLSQSAQHPNVSICIPNFTIGSSRNCNFHLKDHTISGNLCKIKHTQREGLDAAVLESTGSKGSVLVNGTLVKKNNCCALNSGDEVVFGLHGNHSYIFQQVNTEVAVKGAEVQSGVGKFMQLERRSGDPSAVAGASILASLSNLRQDLTRWKSPSQTASKPHQAADVSIHTVLPDGTEIELDGLEGNTTPNIGTDKAADAEASNKNSPMECDPEDAGAEPGNVKFSGVNDLLRPFFRILAGSTTCKLKLSKSICKQVLEERNGAEDTQAASTSGTSVRCSVFKEDAHAAILDEKELEVSFDNFPYYLSENTKNVLIAACFIHLKHKEHAKYTTDLTTVNPRILLSGPAGSEIYQEMLVKALAKYFGAKLLIFDSQSLLGGLSSKEAELLKDGFNAEKSCSPTATDATKRTDPPASEIDTPSSSNAPTPHGLESQAKLETDSVPSTSGTPKNCLFKLGDRVKYSPSSGCLYQTSSSRGPSNGSRGKVVLIFDDNPLSKIGVRFDKLIPDGVDLGGACEGGQGFFCNVTDLRLENSGIDELDKLLINTLFEVVTSESRNSPFILFMKEAEKSIVGNGDPYSFKSKLEMLPDNVVVIGSHTHTDNRKEKSHPGGLLFTKFGSNQTALLDLAFPDSFGRLHDRGKEVPKPNKTLTKLFPNKVTIHMPQDEALLASWKQQLDRDVETLKVKGNLHHLRTVLSRSGMECEGLEALGVNDLTLTNENSEKIVGWALSHHLMQNSEVDADAKLVLSCESLQYGIGILQAIQNESKSLKKSLKDVVTENEFEKRLLGDVIPPSDIGVTFDDIGALENVKDTLKELVMLPLQRPELFCKGQLTKPCKGILLFGPPGTGKTMLAKAVATDAGANFINISMSSITSKWFGEGEKYVKAVFSLASKIAPSVIFVDEVDSMLGRRENPGEHEAMRKMKNEFMVNWDGLRTKDTERVLVLAATNRPYDLDEAVIRRLPRRLMVNLPDAPNRAKILKVILAKEDLSSDVDLSAIASMTDGYSGSDLKNLCVTAAHRPIKEILEKEKKELAAALAEGRPAPALRGSDDIRSLNMEDFKHAHQQVCASVSSESVNMTELVQWNELYGEGGSRVKKALSYFM; via the exons ATGGTTTCAACGAGACGCAACAGTGGTGGATCTTTCCCttccaacaataacaacaacaacaacaacaacaactctaAAAGACCTTCTTCATCTTCCGATGACAAACctccttcttctccttctccTAAGCGTCAAAAG gCTGACAATGGTGCTACTGCTGCTGAGAAACCGATTTCTCCGGCGGAGAATTCCAAGGATTTCTCTACTCCTGACCCTCCCGCCGATCCCGGAGAATGTCGTGACACCGATGCTCAGATCGATGAACCGGCAGTAACTGCTGATGATAAAACCGATGCAACTCCACCGATCGCTGACG GTTCTTCGCCGACTCTGGTAGCTGATAAACCTAGGGCTTCGTTTTCTTCATGGAGTATATATCAGAAGCAAAACccgaaccttgagtcttcagcTCCATGGTGTCGGCTTCTGTCTCAGTCTGCACAG CATCCAAATGTTTCCATTTGCATACCCAACTTTACTATTGGCTCTAGCAGAAATTGCAACTTTCATTTGAAGGATCATACTATAAGTGGAAATTTATGCAAGATCAAACATACACAG CGCGAGGGACTTGATGCGGCTGTGCTAGAAAGTACGGGTAGCAAAGGATCTGTGCTAGTTAATGGGACACTTGTCAAGAAGAATAACTGCTGCGCGCTTAACTCAGGCGATGAGGTGGTTTTTGGCTTGCATGGAAATCATTCTTAT ATTTTTCAGCAAGTAAACACCGAGGTTGCAGTTAAGGGTGCAGAAGTTCAGAGTGGTGTTGGTAAATTTATGCAACTTGAAAGGAGAAGCGGCGACCCTTCAGCCGTGGCTGGGGCTTCTATCTTGGCTTCTCTTTCTAATCTCAGGCAGGATCTTACAAGATGGAAGTCTCCATCTCAGACTGCCAGTAAACCTCACCAGGCTGCTGATGTTTCTATTCATACTGTTCTCCCTGATGGCACAGAAATTGAGCTTGATGGCCTGGAAGGAAACACAACTCCAAATATAGGAACTGATAAAGCTGCTGATGCTGAGGCTAGCAACAAGAACTCTCCTATGGAATGCGATCCAGAGGATGCGGGCGCAGAGCCAGGCAATGTAAAATTCTCTGGGGTGAATGATTTGCTAAGGCCTTTCTTCAGGATTCTAGCTGGATCTACTACTTGTAAACTGAAATTGAGCAAAAGTATCTGTAAACAGGTATTGGAAGAAAGAAATGGGGCGGAGGACACACAGGCTGCATCGACTTCTGGTACATCTGTACGCTGTTCAGTTTTTAAAGAAGATGCTCATGCTGCAATACTGGATGAAAAAGAACTAGAAGTGTCCTTTGACAACTTCCCATACTATTTAAG TGAGAATACAAAAAATGTCCTGATTGCAGCTTGCTTTATACACCTGAAGCATAAAGAACATGCAAAGTACACCACAGATCTTACCACCGTAAATCCTCGTATTCTACTTTCAGGACCTGCAG GGTCAGAAATATATCAGGAGATGCTTGTAAAAGCACTTGCTAAATACTTTGGTGCTAAATTGCTCATATTTGATAGCCAGTCACTTTTGGGT GGTTTATCTTCTAAGGAAGCTGAACTGCTCAAAGATGGATTTAATGCTGAGAAATCTTGCAGTCCTACAGCCACAGACGCGACTAAGCGCACGGATCCACCAGCTAGTGAAATAGATACACCTAGCTCTTCAAATGCACCTACTCCACATGGCCTTGAATCTCAAGCTAAGTTGGAAACTGATAGTGTACCGTCAACGTCTGGGACACCTAAAaattgcttgtttaaactgg GCGACCGGGTTAAGTATAGTCCATCTTCGGGTTGTTTGTATCAGACATCTTCTTCAAG GGGTCCATCTAATGGAAGTCGAGGGAAAGTTGTCTTAATTTTCGATGATAATCCATTGTCAAAAATTGGTGTAAGATTTGATAAACTTATACCTGATGGGGTTGATCTTGGAGGTGCCTGTGAGGGGGGTCAAGGATTTTTCTGCAACG TCACTGATCTTCGATTGGAAAACAGTGGCATTGACGAACTCGACAAATTACTTATTAATACATTGTTTGAG gtTGTAACTAGTGAGAGTAGAAATTCACCTTTCATTTTGTTCATGAAAGAAGCAGAAAAGTCTATAGTAGGAAATGGAGACCCATATTCATTTAAAAGTAAGCTTGAAATGCTTCCCGACAATGTGGTGGTAATAGGTTCACACACTCACACCGACAATCGAAAGGAGAAG TCACATCCTGGGGGTTTGCTTTTTACAAAGTTTGGCAGCAATCAGACTGCCCTCCTTGACTTGGCTTTCCCG GATAGTTTCGGAAGATTACATGATAGGGGTAAAGAAGTcccaaaaccaaacaaaactttGACCAAGTTATTTCCAAATAAAGTAACAATTCACATGCCACAG GATGAGGCACTTCTAGCATCATGGAAACAGCAACTTGATCGAGATGTGGAGACTCTTAAAGTCAAAGGAAATTTGCACCATTTGCGCACC gtTTTAAGCCGCAGTGGGATGGAATGTGAAGGACTCGAGGCCTTGGGTGTCAATGATCTGACACTTACAAATGAAA ATTCAGAGAAGATTGTTGGTTGGGCTTTAAGCCACCATCTGATGCAGAATTCAGAAGTTGACGCTGATGCAAAGCTTGTGTTGTCTTGTGAGAG CCTCCAGTATGGAATTGGGATCTTACAAGCTATCCAGAATGAGTCGAAGAGCCTAAAGAAGTCTCTTAAG GATGTTGTAACAGAAAACGAGTTTGAAAAGAGGCTTTTGGGTGATGTTATTCCACCTAGCGACATTGGTGTTACTTTTGATGATATTGGAGCTCTTGAAAATGTTAAGGATACATTGAAGGAATTGGTGATGCTTCCTTTACAGAGGCCCGAGCTTTTTTGCAAGGGGCAGTTAACCAAG CCATGCAAGGGCATCCTATTATTTGGTCCCCCGGGAACAGGTAAGACAATGCTTGCCAAGGCAGTTGCTACCGACGCTGGTGCAAACTTCATCAATATTTCCATGTCAAGCATCACATCTAAG tggtttGGTGAGGGTGAAAAATACGTCAAAGCTGTTTTCTCCCTGGCAAGTAAAATTGCTCCCAGTGTGATATTTGTTGATGAA GTTGATAGCATGTTGGGCCGGAGGGAAAATCCAGGGGAGCATGAGGCCATGCGaaagatgaaaaatgaattCATGGTGAACTGGGATGGCTTACGTACAAAGGATACTGAACGTGTTCTTGTGCTCGCAGCCACCAATAGACCTTATGACCTTGATGAGGCTGTCATACGAAGGCTGCCTCGGAG ATTAATGGTAAATTTACCAGATGCTCCAAATAGAGCAAAAATATTGAAAGTTATACTGGCAAAAGAGGACCTGTCTTCTGATGTTGATCTGAGTGCAATTGCAAGTATGACTGACGGATATTCTGGAAGTGATCTTAAG AACTTATGTGTAACCGCCGCACACCGTCCTATTAAAGAGATactagaaaaggaaaaaaag
- the LOC123897002 gene encoding uncharacterized protein LOC123897002 isoform X6 has translation MVSTRRNSGGSFPSNNNNNNNNNNSKRPSSSSDDKPPSSPSPKRQKADNGATAAEKPISPAENSKDFSTPDPPADPGECRDTDAQIDEPAVTADDKTDATPPIADGSSPTLVADKPRASFSSWSIYQKQNPNLESSAPWCRLLSQSAQHPNVSICIPNFTIGSSRNCNFHLKDHTISGNLCKIKHTQREGLDAAVLESTGSKGSVLVNGTLVKKNNCCALNSGDEVVFGLHGNHSYIFQQVNTEVAVKGAEVQSGVGKFMQLERRSGDPSAVAGASILASLSNLRQDLTRWKSPSQTASKPHQAADVSIHTVLPDGTEIELDGLEGNTTPNIGTDKAADAEASNKNSPMECDPEDAGAEPGNVLEERNGAEDTQAASTSGTSVRCSVFKEDAHAAILDEKELEVSFDNFPYYLSENTKNVLIAACFIHLKHKEHAKYTTDLTTVNPRILLSGPAGSEIYQEMLVKALAKYFGAKLLIFDSQSLLGGLSSKEAELLKDGFNAEKSCSPTATDATKRTDPPASEIDTPSSSNAPTPHGLESQAKLETDSVPSTSGTPKNCLFKLGDRVKYSPSSGCLYQTSSSRGPSNGSRGKVVLIFDDNPLSKIGVRFDKLIPDGVDLGGACEGGQGFFCNVTDLRLENSGIDELDKLLINTLFEVVTSESRNSPFILFMKEAEKSIVGNGDPYSFKSKLEMLPDNVVVIGSHTHTDNRKEKSHPGGLLFTKFGSNQTALLDLAFPDSFGRLHDRGKEVPKPNKTLTKLFPNKVTIHMPQDEALLASWKQQLDRDVETLKVKGNLHHLRTVLSRSGMECEGLEALGVNDLTLTNENSEKIVGWALSHHLMQNSEVDADAKLVLSCESLQYGIGILQAIQNESKSLKKSLKDVVTENEFEKRLLGDVIPPSDIGVTFDDIGALENVKDTLKELVMLPLQRPELFCKGQLTKPCKGILLFGPPGTGKTMLAKAVATDAGANFINISMSSITSKWFGEGEKYVKAVFSLASKIAPSVIFVDEVDSMLGRRENPGEHEAMRKMKNEFMVNWDGLRTKDTERVLVLAATNRPYDLDEAVIRRLPRRLMVNLPDAPNRAKILKVILAKEDLSSDVDLSAIASMTDGYSGSDLKNLCVTAAHRPIKEILEKEKKELAAALAEGRPAPALRGSDDIRSLNMEDFKHAHQQVCASVSSESVNMTELVQWNELYGEGGSRVKKALSYFM, from the exons ATGGTTTCAACGAGACGCAACAGTGGTGGATCTTTCCCttccaacaataacaacaacaacaacaacaacaactctaAAAGACCTTCTTCATCTTCCGATGACAAACctccttcttctccttctccTAAGCGTCAAAAG gCTGACAATGGTGCTACTGCTGCTGAGAAACCGATTTCTCCGGCGGAGAATTCCAAGGATTTCTCTACTCCTGACCCTCCCGCCGATCCCGGAGAATGTCGTGACACCGATGCTCAGATCGATGAACCGGCAGTAACTGCTGATGATAAAACCGATGCAACTCCACCGATCGCTGACG GTTCTTCGCCGACTCTGGTAGCTGATAAACCTAGGGCTTCGTTTTCTTCATGGAGTATATATCAGAAGCAAAACccgaaccttgagtcttcagcTCCATGGTGTCGGCTTCTGTCTCAGTCTGCACAG CATCCAAATGTTTCCATTTGCATACCCAACTTTACTATTGGCTCTAGCAGAAATTGCAACTTTCATTTGAAGGATCATACTATAAGTGGAAATTTATGCAAGATCAAACATACACAG CGCGAGGGACTTGATGCGGCTGTGCTAGAAAGTACGGGTAGCAAAGGATCTGTGCTAGTTAATGGGACACTTGTCAAGAAGAATAACTGCTGCGCGCTTAACTCAGGCGATGAGGTGGTTTTTGGCTTGCATGGAAATCATTCTTAT ATTTTTCAGCAAGTAAACACCGAGGTTGCAGTTAAGGGTGCAGAAGTTCAGAGTGGTGTTGGTAAATTTATGCAACTTGAAAGGAGAAGCGGCGACCCTTCAGCCGTGGCTGGGGCTTCTATCTTGGCTTCTCTTTCTAATCTCAGGCAGGATCTTACAAGATGGAAGTCTCCATCTCAGACTGCCAGTAAACCTCACCAGGCTGCTGATGTTTCTATTCATACTGTTCTCCCTGATGGCACAGAAATTGAGCTTGATGGCCTGGAAGGAAACACAACTCCAAATATAGGAACTGATAAAGCTGCTGATGCTGAGGCTAGCAACAAGAACTCTCCTATGGAATGCGATCCAGAGGATGCGGGCGCAGAGCCAGGCAAT GTATTGGAAGAAAGAAATGGGGCGGAGGACACACAGGCTGCATCGACTTCTGGTACATCTGTACGCTGTTCAGTTTTTAAAGAAGATGCTCATGCTGCAATACTGGATGAAAAAGAACTAGAAGTGTCCTTTGACAACTTCCCATACTATTTAAG TGAGAATACAAAAAATGTCCTGATTGCAGCTTGCTTTATACACCTGAAGCATAAAGAACATGCAAAGTACACCACAGATCTTACCACCGTAAATCCTCGTATTCTACTTTCAGGACCTGCAG GGTCAGAAATATATCAGGAGATGCTTGTAAAAGCACTTGCTAAATACTTTGGTGCTAAATTGCTCATATTTGATAGCCAGTCACTTTTGGGT GGTTTATCTTCTAAGGAAGCTGAACTGCTCAAAGATGGATTTAATGCTGAGAAATCTTGCAGTCCTACAGCCACAGACGCGACTAAGCGCACGGATCCACCAGCTAGTGAAATAGATACACCTAGCTCTTCAAATGCACCTACTCCACATGGCCTTGAATCTCAAGCTAAGTTGGAAACTGATAGTGTACCGTCAACGTCTGGGACACCTAAAaattgcttgtttaaactgg GCGACCGGGTTAAGTATAGTCCATCTTCGGGTTGTTTGTATCAGACATCTTCTTCAAG GGGTCCATCTAATGGAAGTCGAGGGAAAGTTGTCTTAATTTTCGATGATAATCCATTGTCAAAAATTGGTGTAAGATTTGATAAACTTATACCTGATGGGGTTGATCTTGGAGGTGCCTGTGAGGGGGGTCAAGGATTTTTCTGCAACG TCACTGATCTTCGATTGGAAAACAGTGGCATTGACGAACTCGACAAATTACTTATTAATACATTGTTTGAG gtTGTAACTAGTGAGAGTAGAAATTCACCTTTCATTTTGTTCATGAAAGAAGCAGAAAAGTCTATAGTAGGAAATGGAGACCCATATTCATTTAAAAGTAAGCTTGAAATGCTTCCCGACAATGTGGTGGTAATAGGTTCACACACTCACACCGACAATCGAAAGGAGAAG TCACATCCTGGGGGTTTGCTTTTTACAAAGTTTGGCAGCAATCAGACTGCCCTCCTTGACTTGGCTTTCCCG GATAGTTTCGGAAGATTACATGATAGGGGTAAAGAAGTcccaaaaccaaacaaaactttGACCAAGTTATTTCCAAATAAAGTAACAATTCACATGCCACAG GATGAGGCACTTCTAGCATCATGGAAACAGCAACTTGATCGAGATGTGGAGACTCTTAAAGTCAAAGGAAATTTGCACCATTTGCGCACC gtTTTAAGCCGCAGTGGGATGGAATGTGAAGGACTCGAGGCCTTGGGTGTCAATGATCTGACACTTACAAATGAAA ATTCAGAGAAGATTGTTGGTTGGGCTTTAAGCCACCATCTGATGCAGAATTCAGAAGTTGACGCTGATGCAAAGCTTGTGTTGTCTTGTGAGAG CCTCCAGTATGGAATTGGGATCTTACAAGCTATCCAGAATGAGTCGAAGAGCCTAAAGAAGTCTCTTAAG GATGTTGTAACAGAAAACGAGTTTGAAAAGAGGCTTTTGGGTGATGTTATTCCACCTAGCGACATTGGTGTTACTTTTGATGATATTGGAGCTCTTGAAAATGTTAAGGATACATTGAAGGAATTGGTGATGCTTCCTTTACAGAGGCCCGAGCTTTTTTGCAAGGGGCAGTTAACCAAG CCATGCAAGGGCATCCTATTATTTGGTCCCCCGGGAACAGGTAAGACAATGCTTGCCAAGGCAGTTGCTACCGACGCTGGTGCAAACTTCATCAATATTTCCATGTCAAGCATCACATCTAAG tggtttGGTGAGGGTGAAAAATACGTCAAAGCTGTTTTCTCCCTGGCAAGTAAAATTGCTCCCAGTGTGATATTTGTTGATGAA GTTGATAGCATGTTGGGCCGGAGGGAAAATCCAGGGGAGCATGAGGCCATGCGaaagatgaaaaatgaattCATGGTGAACTGGGATGGCTTACGTACAAAGGATACTGAACGTGTTCTTGTGCTCGCAGCCACCAATAGACCTTATGACCTTGATGAGGCTGTCATACGAAGGCTGCCTCGGAG ATTAATGGTAAATTTACCAGATGCTCCAAATAGAGCAAAAATATTGAAAGTTATACTGGCAAAAGAGGACCTGTCTTCTGATGTTGATCTGAGTGCAATTGCAAGTATGACTGACGGATATTCTGGAAGTGATCTTAAG AACTTATGTGTAACCGCCGCACACCGTCCTATTAAAGAGATactagaaaaggaaaaaaag